A genome region from Cervus elaphus chromosome 18, mCerEla1.1, whole genome shotgun sequence includes the following:
- the SMIM30 gene encoding small integral membrane protein 30, producing the protein MISVSTQLFLVLFSLLLVLPVVEAVEAGDAIALLLGVILSITGICACLGVYARKRNGQM; encoded by the coding sequence ATGATCTCAGTTTCAACACAGTTGTTCCTAGTcctgttttcattgcttttggtGCTGCCTGTTGTTGAAGCAGTAGAAGCCGGAGATGCAATTGCTCTCTTGTTAGGTGTGATTCTCAGCATTACAGGCATTTGTGCTTGTCTGGGGGTGTATGCAcgaaaaagaaatggacaaatgtgA